The following are from one region of the Indicator indicator isolate 239-I01 chromosome 14, UM_Iind_1.1, whole genome shotgun sequence genome:
- the KCNJ8 gene encoding ATP-sensitive inward rectifier potassium channel 8: MLARKSIIPEEYVLARIAAENLRKPRIRDRPRKARFIAKNGACNLAHKNIREQGRFLQDIFTTLVDLKWRHTLVIFTMSFLCSWLLFAMMWWLVAFAHGDMDPSTESATNSTKWTPCVTCVRSFTSAFLFSIEVQVTIGFGGRMMTEECPLAITVLILQNIVGLIINAVMLGCIFMKTAQAHRRAETLIFSRQAVIAVRNGKLCFMFRVGDLRKSMIISASVRIQVVRKTTTPEGEVIPIHQVDIPVDNPIESNNIFLVAPLIICHVIDKRSPLYDISAADLALQDLELIVILEGVVETTGITTQARTSYVAEEILWGHRFVPIVTEEEGVYAVDYSKFGNTVKVAAPRCSARELDEKPSILIQTLQKSELSHQNSLRKRNSMRRNNSIRRSNSMRRTNPSLIVPKVQFITPEGSQSASET; encoded by the exons ATGTTGGCTCGGAAGAGTATCATCCCTGAAGAGTATGTGCTGGCACGGATCGCTGCGGAGAACCTGCGCAAGCCACGCATCCGAGACCGGCCGCGCAAAGCCCGCTTCATCGCCAAGAACGGGGCATGCAACCTGGCACACAAGAACATCCGTGAGCAGGGGCGATTCCTGCAAGACATTTTCACCACCTTGGTGGACCTCAAGTGGCGTCACACACTGGTCATCTTTactatgtccttcctgtgcagcTGGCTGCTCTTTGCCATGATGTGGTGGCTGGTAGCTTTTGCCCATGGTGACATGGACCCAAGCACAGAAAGTGCTACAAACAGCACGAAGTGGACACCCTGTGTGACGTGTGTCAG GTCTTTcacctctgctttcctcttctccattgAAGTTCAGGTGACCATTGGTTTTGGGGGCAGGATGATGACAGAGGAATGTCCCTTGGCCATCACAGTCTTGATCCTGCAGAACATCGTGGGTCTGATCATCAACGCTGTGATGCTGGGCTGCATATTCATGAAAACTGCGCAGGCTCACAGGCGAGCAGAGACCTTGATCTTCAGCCGGCAGGCAGTCATTGCCGTGCGGAACGGCAAACTCTGCTTTATGTTCCGAGTGGGAGACCTGAGGAAGAGCATGATCATCAGCGCCTCGGTAAGAATCCAGGTGGTGAGGAAAACTACCACCCCTGAAGGAGAAGTCATACCCATCCACCAAGTAGATATCCCTGTGGATAACCCAATCGAAAGCAACAACATTTTTCTCGTGGCTCCTTTAATCATTTGTCACGTCATAGACAAGCGGAGTCCTCTTTATGATATCTCCGCCGCTGACCTGGCGCTCCAGGACCTGGAGCTCATCGTGATCCTTGAAGGAGTCGTGGAAACAACTGGCATCACAACACAGGCCAGAACCTCCTACGTAGCAGAGGAGATCCTGTGGGGTCACCGCTTTGTGCCCATCGTCACGGAAGAGGAAGGTGTGTACGCGGTTGACTACTCCAAGTTTGGCAACACGGTGAAAGTGGCGGCGCCGCGTTGCAGCGCTCGGGAGCTGGACGAGAAGCCGTCCATCCTCATCCAGACCCTGCAGAAGAGCGAGCTGTCGCACCAGAACTCCCTGCGGAAACGCAACTCCATGAGGAGGAACAACTCCATCCGCAGGAGCAACTCCATGCGGAGAACCAACCCCTCCCTCATTGTGCCCAAAGTGCAGTTTATCACGCCTGAGGGCAGCCAAAGTGCCTCAGAAACGTGA